Proteins from a single region of Pseudomonas sp. 10S4:
- a CDS encoding ABC transporter permease, translating into MNKVLRHYIPATTLRLLPNRWDLVALPLVIGFLLFFSIAARETWAPMSTLQGEVISLDPSSLPEYAMRTTLRMLAAMAASLVFTLLYGTLAAKSRRAEKLLVPVLDILQSVPVLGYISFTVTFFLLLFPGRVLGAEFAAIFAIFTSQAWNMTFSFYQSLRMLPRDLEEVSSNLQLSGWQRFWKLDVPFAIPGLVWNMMMSMSGGWFFVVASEAITVGDKTVMLPGVGSYLAVAIQQQDLHAVGYVILAMIAVILIYDQFLFRPLVAWADKFRMENTASQAGAPESWVLKLIQRTRMVQRILRPITRTVGRIGNRRFSLPRTNRTTTPVNPATSRLIDWVWGTLIAVLTLYTLYHIGLYMSSEVTLGEVGHVLVMGLITLVRVVLLIAVASLIWVPLGVMIGLRPHLAEKIQPLAQFLAAFPANLLFPVFVIVILRYQLNPDIWLSPLIVLGTQWYILFNVIAGASAFPNDFREAAANFRIRGWLWWRKIMLPGIFPYYVTGAITASGGAWNASIVSEFVSWGQDKVVAHGLGAYIAENTAAGDFPKITLGVVVMSLFVVAFNRVVWRPMYAIAENKLRLN; encoded by the coding sequence ATGAACAAGGTATTGCGCCACTACATCCCGGCCACGACGCTGCGACTACTGCCCAACCGCTGGGACCTGGTCGCTTTGCCGCTGGTGATTGGCTTCTTGCTATTTTTCTCGATAGCCGCACGGGAAACCTGGGCGCCGATGTCCACCTTGCAAGGTGAAGTCATCTCACTCGACCCATCCAGCCTGCCCGAGTATGCGATGCGCACCACCCTGCGCATGCTCGCAGCGATGGCTGCCTCCCTGGTCTTTACCCTGCTGTACGGAACCCTGGCGGCCAAAAGCCGGCGCGCCGAGAAATTGCTGGTGCCGGTGCTGGACATCCTGCAATCGGTACCGGTGCTGGGCTACATCTCGTTCACGGTGACGTTTTTCCTGCTGTTGTTTCCAGGGCGAGTGCTCGGCGCTGAGTTCGCCGCCATTTTTGCCATCTTCACCAGTCAGGCCTGGAACATGACGTTCAGCTTCTACCAGTCACTGCGCATGCTGCCCCGTGACCTGGAAGAAGTGTCCAGCAACCTCCAGCTATCCGGCTGGCAGAGGTTCTGGAAGCTCGACGTGCCGTTCGCCATCCCGGGATTGGTCTGGAACATGATGATGAGCATGTCCGGCGGCTGGTTCTTCGTGGTGGCTTCCGAAGCCATCACTGTTGGTGACAAGACCGTCATGCTGCCGGGCGTGGGTTCGTACCTGGCCGTCGCCATCCAGCAGCAAGACCTGCATGCCGTGGGCTACGTCATCCTGGCGATGATCGCAGTGATCTTGATCTACGACCAATTCCTGTTCCGCCCGCTGGTAGCCTGGGCCGACAAGTTCCGCATGGAAAACACCGCCTCCCAGGCCGGCGCGCCGGAGTCCTGGGTGTTGAAACTGATCCAGCGCACCCGCATGGTCCAGCGCATCTTGCGCCCGATCACCCGCACCGTCGGCCGAATCGGCAACCGCCGCTTCAGCTTGCCGCGCACAAACCGCACCACCACGCCAGTCAACCCGGCCACTTCACGGCTGATCGATTGGGTGTGGGGCACGCTGATTGCCGTGTTGACCCTTTACACGCTGTACCACATCGGCCTCTATATGAGCAGCGAAGTGACACTTGGCGAGGTCGGGCACGTGCTCGTCATGGGGCTGATTACCCTGGTGCGAGTGGTGCTGTTGATCGCCGTGGCCTCGCTGATTTGGGTGCCGCTGGGGGTGATGATCGGTTTACGCCCGCACTTGGCCGAGAAAATCCAGCCGCTGGCGCAGTTCCTCGCGGCCTTCCCCGCCAACCTGCTGTTCCCGGTGTTTGTCATCGTGATTCTGCGTTACCAGTTGAACCCGGACATCTGGCTGAGCCCGCTGATCGTGCTCGGGACGCAGTGGTACATCTTGTTCAACGTGATTGCCGGCGCCAGCGCGTTCCCGAACGACTTCCGCGAGGCGGCGGCGAACTTCCGCATTCGCGGCTGGCTGTGGTGGCGCAAGATCATGTTGCCGGGCATCTTCCCGTATTACGTGACCGGGGCGATCACCGCGTCTGGCGGCGCGTGGAACGCCAGTATCGTTTCCGAATTCGTTTCATGGGGACAGGACAAGGTGGTAGCCCACGGTTTGGGCGCTTACATCGCCGAAAACACGGCCGCCGGTGACTTCCCGAAAATCACCCTCGGCGTGGTGGTGATGTCGCTCTTTGTGGTGGCCTTCAATCGCGTGGTATGGCGACCGATGTACGCCATTGCTGAAAACAAACTCCGTCTCAATTAA
- the scpB gene encoding methylmalonyl-CoA decarboxylase, protein MNSTVTVHQIDERIARLVFSNPTHRNALSAQLLSALDESLAALAAQRVPVVILGTEVGQPVWSAGHDIRELQHDRDPIAYGKPLEQVLRRIRAYPGVVIALISGSVWGGAVDLAMSCDLVVADHSASFAMTPVNIGLPYTTSGLLRFFNNLPIHVLKEMFFTAQKLDAQRAERFGVINRLVDSSELEATALEMAQGIAAKAPLAVAAVKEQLRILEDLQPMPVQAMEQIAELRRQACESSDFGEGLAAFAQRRVAVFSGR, encoded by the coding sequence ATGAACTCGACCGTCACCGTCCACCAGATCGATGAGCGCATCGCCCGACTGGTCTTCAGCAATCCCACCCACCGCAACGCCCTCAGCGCCCAACTGCTGAGCGCCCTCGACGAAAGCCTCGCCGCCCTCGCCGCTCAACGCGTGCCCGTGGTGATACTCGGTACTGAAGTGGGCCAACCGGTGTGGAGCGCCGGCCACGATATTCGCGAACTGCAACACGACCGCGACCCGATCGCCTACGGCAAACCCCTCGAACAAGTATTGCGCCGGATCCGCGCCTACCCCGGCGTGGTCATTGCGTTGATCTCCGGTTCAGTGTGGGGCGGCGCGGTGGACCTGGCGATGAGCTGCGACCTGGTGGTGGCCGACCACAGCGCCAGTTTTGCGATGACCCCGGTGAACATTGGCCTGCCCTACACCACCAGCGGCTTGCTGCGATTCTTCAACAACTTGCCGATTCATGTGCTCAAGGAAATGTTCTTCACCGCGCAGAAACTCGACGCGCAACGCGCGGAACGGTTTGGCGTGATAAACCGCTTGGTCGACAGCAGCGAGCTGGAAGCGACCGCCCTGGAAATGGCCCAGGGCATCGCCGCCAAAGCGCCGCTGGCGGTGGCGGCGGTCAAGGAACAGCTGCGCATTCTTGAAGATTTGCAACCGATGCCGGTGCAGGCGATGGAGCAGATTGCCGAGTTGCGGCGACAGGCCTGTGAGAGCAGCGACTTTGGTGAAGGGTTGGCGGCGTTTGCGCAGCGCAGGGTGGCGGTGTTTAGCGGTCGTTGA
- a CDS encoding CaiB/BaiF CoA transferase family protein: MSRTWGPFDRGVSTYYLSCNRNKRGMCIDFRRPEGLATIQRLIDDADVVIENFKPGTLESMGLGFEVLSARNPRLILGSINAFGADGPMSSWPGFDQIAQGYSGLMSLTGFVDGDPTRTGTAIGDLTSGMWLVTAVMAALLERSTTGRGQHVSTSLLASLVGLLSVHGQRYLSLGDVPRRTGNAHSVIAPYGVFQTLDGPLNLAPITSAMWGRLCVLLDLPSLPEDPRFATNEARVERREELKAILESRLKTRSKHAWTELFIEAGLPAGPINTLDEVFDDPQVLHSQLTETLNHPTLGALRQVVTPVFSATDSAASRPPPLLGEHTIEVLREAGLDAASINALLAANVVFQDTDDSSAHATGTAQ; the protein is encoded by the coding sequence CTATTACCTCTCGTGCAACCGTAACAAGCGCGGGATGTGCATCGACTTTCGCCGCCCCGAAGGACTGGCCACGATCCAGCGACTGATCGACGACGCCGACGTGGTGATCGAGAACTTCAAACCCGGCACCCTGGAAAGCATGGGCCTCGGCTTTGAGGTGCTGAGTGCGCGCAATCCACGACTGATCCTCGGCAGCATCAACGCCTTCGGTGCCGACGGACCGATGAGCAGTTGGCCAGGCTTCGACCAGATCGCCCAAGGCTACTCGGGGCTGATGAGCCTGACCGGCTTCGTCGACGGCGACCCGACCCGCACCGGCACGGCCATCGGTGATTTGACCTCGGGGATGTGGCTGGTGACGGCAGTGATGGCCGCCCTGCTGGAACGCTCGACGACCGGGCGCGGCCAGCATGTCAGTACGTCGTTGCTCGCTAGTCTGGTGGGGTTGTTGAGCGTGCATGGCCAACGTTATCTCAGCCTCGGCGATGTGCCCCGCCGTACCGGCAATGCACATTCGGTGATTGCGCCTTATGGCGTGTTTCAGACCCTGGACGGTCCGCTCAACCTGGCGCCGATTACCTCGGCCATGTGGGGACGCTTGTGCGTGTTGCTGGACTTGCCTTCTCTGCCAGAGGATCCGCGCTTCGCCACCAATGAAGCTCGGGTCGAGCGTCGCGAAGAGCTGAAGGCGATCCTCGAAAGCCGTCTGAAAACCCGCAGCAAACACGCGTGGACCGAGCTGTTCATCGAGGCCGGCCTGCCCGCCGGCCCGATCAACACCCTCGACGAAGTTTTCGACGATCCGCAAGTGCTGCACAGCCAACTGACTGAAACCCTCAACCATCCGACCCTCGGTGCACTTCGCCAAGTGGTGACGCCGGTGTTCAGCGCTACCGACAGCGCCGCCAGCCGCCCACCACCGCTGTTGGGTGAACACACTATAGAGGTGCTGCGCGAGGCGGGGTTAGATGCCGCTTCGATCAACGCCCTGCTCGCCGCCAACGTCGTGTTCCAGGACACCGACGACTCATCCGCACACGCCACAGGAACCGCCCAATGA